The Saprospiraceae bacterium genome contains the following window.
TTCATCAAAACTCACTTCATAAAGCCTGATCATGGCTAAGATTGTAAACGCGTAGTCATCCAAAAAGCCTTGCGCCCCGGTTTTACCCTTCATATAACTTCGAAACAATTTAAGATCATTCTGCAGCAATTTCGTCTTAATAAAATTTGCTGTTTTTATAGCTTCATCCAGATAGGACTTATCAGACGTTGCTGCATATACATCGCACAATGCTTGAACCATCATGGCATTCCAGGAACAAATTATTTTTTCATCACGTCCTGGCTTAGTCCGCTTATTTCGATAGGCAAGCATTTGTTGCTTTGCATTTTCCAATTGAGATCCAACTTCTGTTTCTGTAATTTTATATTTTAATGCCAATTCCTTTTGAGTCATGTGGATTTTTAACACATTTTTTCCATGTTCCCAATTTCCAGCTTCGGTGATATCAAAATGATCTATAACCAGTTTCAATTGGTTTGCATCCGGCAGCATTGTTTTAAGTTCATTTAAAGTCCACACATAAAACTTGCCTTCCTCTCCTTCTGAATCTGCATCAAAAGAAGAATAATATGCGGCTTCCGGAGATTTAAATTCATTAAACATAAATTTAGTACAATCCGTAATTAAATTTTTATATCCCTGGTTGTTAGTAAACCTATATGCATTTGCATAGATGCTGATTAATTGTGCATTGTCATAAAGCATTTTTTCAAAATGTGGAACATTCCATTTTGCATCCGTAGAATATCTTGCAAATCCACCGGCCAACTGGTCGTAAATACCACCTTCCATCATATTGGTCAAACTGAGATCAAGCCATTGCTTGGTTTTAATATCCTTAGTTGCAAATGCGTATTCTAAATTATATTCTAACAAAGGAGGCAATGGAAATTTTATTTGTCCGGATCGACCTCCATTTTGAAAATCAAGTGATGCAAGGATTCTGGCATGAGCGTCTGTCATGAATTTTGATTCAAATCTGAGCTCCTGATCATTCACATTAAATTGCTGCTCACTTTGGAGATGGTTTGCAATTTGTGCAGCCGCTTTTTGCAATTGATTCTGATCCTCTTTGTAAACATCCAATATTTGATTTAACAAATGCATCCATTCGTTTTTTGTAAGATAGGTCCCTACCCAAACCGGTCTTCCATCTGATAAGCAAATAGCATTTAGCGGCCAGCCACATCCTCCATTTTGATTTACGATTTGGCAAGCTTCCATATAAATATTATCAATGTCCGGACGTTCTTCACGATCTACTTTAATGGAAACAAAATTCGTATTCATGATACGACTGACTGCGGTATCCGAAAAAGATTCTTTTTCCATTACATGACACCAATGGCAGGAAGAATAGCCAATACTCACAATGATCAGTTTATTTTCTTTTACAGCTTTTGCCAGGGCTTCATCCGACCAGGGATACCAATCGACCGGATTATGGGCATGTTGAAGCAAATAGGTTGAATGCTCTTTGATTAGATGGTTACTTTTTGTTTCTGTCTGACTGCTGGATGGTTTGCATGCTATTAAAAGCAAAAAAAGCAATAAGGGAATCCCATGTTTCAATATATACATGTATCTGAATTTATTTTTTTTTGAAAAGCCGTGTAAAAGTAAGCTTTAATACGGTAACCCTGCATTCAGAATGTGCGTTAGAATTCGCAATACAAATATGAAAAATTTAACTATTTTTAAGCTAAATTCCAAAATCTCATGAGTTGGCGACGATTAAATGGGGATTTGATAGATACCCCAATTTTAGATGCGGTTGAACAGACGATTCTCCGCGAACAAGCAGCAGGTTACAAACTTAAATTATGCATTGGCACCGATAGTCAAACTCGAATGGATCATGTTGACTTTGCTACGGTGATCGTTTTTGTAAGAGAAGGTCGGGGTGGTTTTATGTTTATTCACCATTCAACACACAAAGGGATTATGCGCATTAAAGAACGTATGATTACTGAAGTAGCCAAATCAATCGAAATTGCATATCAATTGTGTGATCTGCTTGAAAAATATAGCATTGCACTGGAAGTTCACGCAGACATAAATACGGATCCTGGTTTTAAATCAAATACTGCATTAAAAGAAGCCATGGGATATATTTTAAGTATGGGTTTTATCTTTAAAGCAAAACCCGATGCATTTGCTTCATCGTATTGTGCAGATAAGGTTGTTTAGGAGAAGAGGCTGTTTTATCCTTTCAGACAAAATGCAATAGACTCATTCCATTTTTACTTAAATAACTAAATAGCGTTTTAGCGTTTTAGCTTAATAGCTTATCAGCTTTTCCCCAACTACTGTTTAATAAAATTCAGCTTTTCGATGGACTGCTCTCCTGACAAGATATCGACAAAATAAACTCCTTGAGATAGTTCGCTGATGTCAAAATATAAATTTGAACTTGACCGATCTACATTAAATGGAATGCTCGCCATTAATTGTCCGCAAATATCATAGATCCTGCACTCCAAGGGCCCCAATTTATCATCTGCTTCATTTTGCATTTGTAAGATATCTGAAGTTGGATTTGGATAGATGATAAATCGCTTACCTGTAAATCCTTTGTCCTTATTTTGAATGGATATTATTTTTGAATAATTAAAAGAACCATCTTTTTCCAACATTTTAAGTCGGTAATAGCTATTTAAATTCGATTCAGGATCAAAATAATTGTATTCAACAATTTCGCTGCCGTTGCCTGTGTTCCCTTTTTTAGCTTCTATTTTTGTGATAGTCTGAAAACGCGCAGACGTTGTTTTGCTGCGTTCAAGTTCGAAATGAGAAAATAGCTGATCCGAAGAAGCCAACCACTTAAGGGCATTTCCATTGCTCTGAGCCTCCCCGGTAAAACTCAATAATTTTACAGGTAATACGGCGCCACATACCACAACGGTTCCATTACCATTTGGACCTCCGTCTATAGCTCGAAACACGTCCCCATCGCAGGCTCCATTTTCCCAGGCACCCGTAGTACCGTCACCCGTTATCGTGATTTTAGGTAAATAAGCCATTGCTGAGCTGACATTGCAATCAATTTTTGCTTGAAAACAGAAGGGTCTTAAATCTGGAAAAGTTGCTTGAGGCGTTCCAATTCCATTGTCTCCATAATTATTTGCCGGATTGCCATCCCCTTCGTCAACATAAAATCCAGGGCCAGGCAAATTATTTTGAGCTGCTTTGGTTGAATCTAAAAATACCCAAAAGCGACTTCCATGTTGACAGGGTTGTGAACCGGTAGGGCCTTCGCAAATCTTAACCCCTTTAGGAATTTGATCAAATGAAATGAAAACACCATGAACCCAATTGGTATTTAACTCAAAGTATTTATCCAGTTTGATACAAAAATCAATGGAGACCATTCCAATAGCCGGATCATCGTAGGTTCCGCTACCACCAACCGCACTAAATCCATTAAGTGTCAAGGTAGCATTTGCACATTGCGCGTGCAATTGTTTAGTTGAACAAAGGACCAAGCCTATAACAAAGAAAAATAGCTTAATAAAATTAGTTTGCATGGATTTTACTTAACCGGGCGTGAATAATTAGAATGCAAGCAAGCTGTCGCAAATAATATGCCAATAGCTACAATGTATAAATTTCAGAAAAATCAAAATGTGTAAACGATTGATTATGTGCTGATTACACTTTTATAATGCAAGTCCTGGTTTTCAATAAGACAAGCGTATAAGGATTCATTTCTAAATATAAAAGACTATATTTCAAGAATAAATATATAACATATTTTTTACATATTAAAAATTAATTTAACTTATACTTATAAAAGATCTGGCCCTATTTTTGAAGGAAGTAGTTGATTGCTTGTATGGACCCAAAAACTGATTTCATTCAAATATTTGTTACTGGTGGAACCTTTGACAAAGAATACAACTTTGTAAATGGCCAGCTCTTTTTTAAAGACACCCACCTGCCCGAAATGATGGAACGGGGCCGTTGTACCCTTGACATCGACATTAAAACGTTGATGATGGTGGATAGTCTGGAAATGACTGAAGAAGACCGTCAAATAATCATTCACAATTGCAAAAAATCGATTTCAAATCACATATTAATTACTCACGGTACGGATACCATGAGTTTAACGGCTAAAGTCCTGGCAGAAGCATCACTTCAAGGGAAAACGATCGTAATAACCGGCGCCATGATTCCATATGCTTTTGGAAATTCATCAGATGGTTTTTTTAACCTGGGGTCCGCACTTGCTTTTGTCCAGACTCTCAATCCGGGTGTTTACATTGTAATGAATGGACGTTTCTTTCCATGGGATCAGGTTAAAAAGAATACAGGAACCGGTTTTTTTGAAGCAACTTATTAAGTTCATTTTAATGATACAAACTGCCAAATTTCAATACATTCCTCTAAATTTCACCTACCTTTGCATGGTCAAAAAACCCTATATGAAACACGTACTCTGTTTAGTATTTTTTATATGTTTTAACATGATGAGCCCTCTTCAAGCTCAATTTTCCGATTTTAAACAGGGGCTTATGGCACGTAAAACCTTGTTTGATTACAATACATTTAGGGATAAAGACGCTGCAGCTTTTCGCCAGTTTCAAAATGGATTTGAATTGGCTTACATCCGCAACTTTCCGCATAATTTATCTGTAACAATTCCATTTGGATTGGGTATTTATAAAGACAGCACCAATGAATCAATAAAAAATCCATTTTTTACTTTGGGCGCGCAAGGCAATTTACATGTTTTAAAATCAAGGTGGGCCAATCCGATCTTGGTTGCAGGAGTCAATTTTGTAATTCCAAAAGAAGGCGATTTTGGAGTAGAAGTTCCACTTGGACTTGGAATTAATTTTATGGTTCACCCACAATTTTACCTTCATTGGCAATCAGATTACAGGTTAAACATTGCGAATTCTGAATCGCATATCCAACATCATTTTGGCTTTGTGTATTTACTGGGAAATAAGAAAAACCAAAACAAAGAAGTTATTATGGAAAAACCTGATGCCGATAAAGATGGCATCATAGACGAATTTGATTTGTGTCCAAATACACCCGGCATAGCCAAGTTCATGGGCTGCCCGGATTCAGATGGTGATGGCATCCCTGATAAAGACGATAAATGTCCGGAATTAAAAGGAATTGAAAAATTTATGGGCTGTCCTGATACCGATGAGGATGGCATTGCAGATAATGAAGATGAATGTCCTAATCTTAAAGGAATCAAAGAAAATAAAGGTTGCCCTGAAGCAGATGCGGATGGTGATGGGGTTTCTGATAAAAAAGATCAATGTCCGGATAAAGCCGGATTAGTCGAATTTAATGGTTGTCCGGATTCAGATGGCGATGGCATTTCGGATAAAGATGACAAATGTCCAAATGTTGCCGGTATTAAATCGAAAGCAGGATGTCCAGATGAATTAAAAAAAGACAGTGACTCAGACGGTATTTCGGACGATCAGGATGAATGTCCGTTTACTGCAGGATTGGTACAATTTAAAGGCTGTCCGGATTCAGATGGAGATGGTGTTATGGATAAAATCGACAGTTGCCCAAATACTCCTGGACCTGCAAGCAATAAGGGTTGCCCAGCAATTGAAAAGGCTGACAAAGAAACCCTGGATTTTGCGATGCGTGCCGTACAATTTGACCTTGGTCGTGCAACCTTGCAATCTGAATCTTTTAATATTTTAGATAAAGTATCCAAAATATTGAGAAAATATCCGGATTACAATTTGTCTATTCATGGACATACTGACAACTCAGGTTCAGCTAAATTCAACTTGGATTTATCGGAACGTCGGGCAAAAGTCTGCTATGAATACCTGATTTCTCAAGGTGTAAATGCCTCCAGATTGAGTTATGCCGGTTTTGGGTCTGCTAAACCCATTTCAAGCAATAATAATGAAACCGGTCGTTATTTGAATCGTCGGGTAGAATTCAACTTAGTACCCAGGTAGGTCATAAAACCGATTTTGGCTTTATTATTTTAGGCTATAAGGCCTGAATACTGCTTTTTAGTAGGGCATTCTGGATTATCTTTGCGCCTTCTTAAAAAAAAATCTCATGGCTAATACTTCAGATATTCGGAATGGTTTGTGTATTAATTTTAATAACGATATTTACGTGATTGTTGAATTTCAGCACGTCAAACCCGGTAAAGGAAATGCATTTGTAAGAACCCGATTGAAAAGTTTATCTTCAGGAAAGGTTGTAGAAAATACATTTGTAGCCGGTCATGATGTGGATGATGTTCGGGTGGAAAGGCGAAAATGCAGTACCTTTATAAAGATGATTCTGGGTACCATTTTATGAATTCAGAGACTTATGACCAGGAGGCCATTGATATCAATCTGATCGAAAATGGTGAATTCCTTAAAGAGGGAATGGAAGCAGAAGTCTTGTATCATGTAGAAAAGGAAATTCCATTAACAGTGGATCTTCCGGCCCATGTAGTCATGGCTGTTATATCAACCGAAGCTGGTGTCCGTGGAAATACTGCAACCAATGCACAAAAAATGGCCACTTTAGAAGGAGGTGCCTTGGTAAAGGTGCCACTTTTTGTTGAAGAAGGGGACCATGTTCGGGTTGATACCAGGACAAAGGAGTATATTGAACGCGTAAAACAATAAATCATGAACTTTAAAGAAATACAGGAACTTATACGTCTGGTCAGCAAATCTGATCTTTCTGTTTTTAAAATGAAAGAAGGTGATTTTGAATTGACAATTAAAACAGGCAAGGAAGTCAAAACAAATCCGTCAATTTCGGTTCCATATATTCCGGCTGCTCCTGCAATTCCAGCGAGTTTACCGGTTTCCAGATCCGTTTTAACTGCAGAAGAAACCTCCGCTTCAAAAGCTGCTTCTGAAGAAGAAGCCAATTCAAATAAAAAATTATTAGAAATCAAATCTCCCATGGTTGGTACGTTTTATCGGGCATCCGGACCAGATAAACCCCAATTTGTAAAAGTTGGAGATCCCGTTGAAGTAGGATCAACCGTTTGTATCATCGAAGCAATGAAACTTTTCAATGAAATTGAAAGTGAAGTGAAGGGTAAGATTGTTAAGGTACTGGTTGAAGATGCCTCACCGGTTGAATACGACCAGGTTTTATTCTTAGTCGAACCCTAATTTATACCCCGCATGTTTAATAAAATATTAATCGCAAATCGCGGTGAAATCGCGCTACGTATCATTCGAACGGCCCGTGAAATGGGTATAAAAACGGTTGCAATTTATTCAACCGCAGATCGCGAAAGTCTGCATGTCCGTTTTGCTGATGAAGCTGTTTGTATCGGTCCGCCAGCTTCTTCCCAATCATATCTCAACATACCAAAAATTATGGCCGCGGTTGAGATCACCAATGCCGATGCGGTTCACCCTGGTTATGGTTTTTTAGCCGAAAATGCAGAGTTCGCTGAAATTTGTCATCAATACGGAATCAAATTTATCGGCCCCACACCCGATCAAATTCGCAAAATGGGTGATAAGATCACCGCAAAAGATACCATGATCAAAGCCGGAGTTCCTGTTGTTCCAGGTTCAGACGGTTTATTACAAGATATAGCCCAGGGCAAACGCATCGCTTCTGACATTGGTTATCCGGTTATTCTGAAAGCAACCGCCGGAGGTGGAGGACGTGGCATGCGCATCGTTTGGAAAGAAGATGAATTTGAATCCATGTGGAATATTGCCCGACAAGAGGCAAAAGCCGCATTTTCTAATGATGGGATTTATGTTGAAAAATTTATTGAAGAACCCCGACACATAGAATTTCAGGTTGTTGGCGATCAACACGGTCGTGTGGTACATCTTTCAGAGCGGGATTGTTCAATACAGCGCCGTCACCAAAAATTAGTGGAGGAAAGTCCATCGCCTTTTATGACTTCCGAACTTCGGGAGCTCATGGGGGAAGCAGCCATTAAAGCAGGTAAATCAATAGATTACGAAGGGGTTGGAACCGTTGAATTTCTGGTGGACAAATACCGAAATTTCTATTTCATGGAAATGAATACCCGGATTCAAGTGGAGCATCCGGTTACAGAAGAAGTGATTGATCACGATCTGATTAAAGAACAAATTAAGGTTGCTGCCGGCATCCCGATTACTGGTAAAAACTACTTTCCAGCCATGCATGCCCTGGAAGTGCGGATCAATGCTGAAGATCCCTATATGGATTTCAGACCCAACCCAGGCAAAATAACCTCATTGCATACGGCTAAAGGACATGGTGTCCGGGTAGATACGCATGTGTATGCTGGTTATACGGTACCCTCATATTATGACTCGCTGATCGCTAAATTAATTTGTAAAGCTCAAACCCGCGAGGAATGCATTACAAAAATGGAACGGGCTTTAGACGAGTTTATTCTGGAAGGAATTAAAACCACCATCCCATTTCACCAGCAGCTTATGAAAAATCCTGATTTTAGAGCAGGGAATTTTCATACCGGCTTCTTAAATAATTTTAAACTGGAACCCCAGAAATAATCAATGAACAAATCAGTTCATTTGCAATTGATTATTGAGTGAAAGCATTTTTACAATTGATGAGTCTGCTCCGGGACTATAAATACCGAGTACTGGCTCATTTCTTTTTTTATATCCTGGCTACACTTTTTACAGTATTGAGCATTCCTGCGATCATTCCCTTGTTTGAAATGCTCTTCCAAAAACAGATGCCAAGTTTTCAGGATCCTGGTCAGGTACAAAGTATCAGTGATTTTATAGGATTAATTAAATATCGATTTGGCGTTTGGATCAATCAATACGATCCGAATATGCGATTGATGATTATTTGTGGAGGTTTGGCTGCTATTTTTTTTCTAAAGAATTTTTTTAGATACCTGGCAATTCATACCATGGCCCCAGTCCGGGTAGGTGTATCCGCAAAACTTCGCCAAAATTTATTCAATAAATTTATGAGTTTGCCTCTATCCTATTTTTCTGAAGAACGGAAAGGCGATTTAATTTCAAGAATGACTACGGATGTGCAGGAAATAGAATTCAGCATCTTATCTACCCTTGAAACACTTGTAAAAGATCCATTATTGATATTAGGCAGTATGGCCATTATGATTTACACCAGTCCTGCATTGACTTTATTTGTGTTCATGTTGATGTTGTTTACCTCACTTGTCATAGGGGGTATCTCCAGAACATTGAGGAAACAATCAAATACTGCACAGCATTTAATGGGCGATTTAATTTCTGTACAGGAAGAAAGTCTTGGAGGATTGCGCGTGATAAAATCTTTTGGTGCAGAAAATTATGTAATCGGACGATTTAATTCAATCCTGGATGCATACCGAAACATGGTAACCCGAATTTATCGTAGACGGGATTTATCATCGCCTTTGTCTGAGTTTTTAGGAATCACAGTGGTTTGCTGTTTGTTATGGTATGGAGCCAAATTGGTTTTTGCAAATGAAATGTCCGGCTCTGTATTTTTAGCATTCCTGTATGCATTTTTTAATGTAATCGAACCTTCTAAAGCATTATCAAATGCTTACTTTAATATTCAAAAAGGAATGGCTGCCGCAGATCGCATCAATCAGGTATTAAATGCAGAAGACCAAATAAGAGACAATCCCAATGCATTATCAAAGAATCTATTTAAACACGAGCTTCGTTTTGAAAATGTCAGTTTTAGATATACGAATCAAAATGCTTATGCTTTAAGAAATATTAATCTGGTGATTCCAAAAGGAAGTACTTTGGCCATTGTTGGTTCATCCGGTTCAGGGAAAACGACTTTGGTGGATTTGATCGGACGTTTTTATGATGTTACTGAAGGAAAAATCACCATCGATGGTGTTGATATTCGTGACATTCGATTAACGGATTTAAGAAGTTTAATGGGAATGGTTAACCAGGATCCAATTCTATTTAATGATACTATAAAAAACAATATCTTATTTGGAAAGGACCAACAATCTGAATCCGCTATTTGGGAAAGTTTGAGCGCAGCGCATGCAGAGCAATTTGTATCCGAACAAGCTGAACAGCTGGAATATACCATTGGAGACCGTGGAATGAAACTTAGTGGCGGACAACGCCAACGATTAACCATAGCGAGAGCTTTAATCAGAAATCCACAAATTCTGATTTTAGATGAAGCTACGTCTGCTTTGGACACTGCCTCAGAAAAAATTATACAGGAGGCCATGACAGAAATCCTTGAAGGGCGTACCGCAGTGATTATAGCGCACCGCTTATCTACCATTCAACGAGCTGATAAGATTATCGTTTTGAAGGAAGGACAAATTCTGGAGGAAGGCAATCATGAATCTCTATTAAAAAAGGGAGGTGAATACAGCAGCTTTGTATCTTTACAATCATTTCAATAAATTTTAATAAAAGTATGAATTATCTATACAGCTTGATTTTATGTTCATTGGCCTGGACTGCAAATGCCCAAACTACCATCACAAGTGCTGTAAGACCAGCCGTTGGAGATTCCTTTGGGTATCGTTACGATACCGTAGTGGGTTCAATTGCATTGGGAAATCCTGGACCTAATCAAATTTGGGATTTCAGTAATTTAAATTCCAATGTGCGTCGTTCTGAAGTGTATTTACCGAAAAGTGCGGGTGTAAATGCGTCCAGTTTTCCAACAGCCGATGCAGTCGTTTTTCAAGGAATTACTGAAATGTATTACAGAATGTATGCAAATCGGGTAGATCTTTTAGGAACTGCCACTCGCGGAGGAGGTCCGATACCCGGTTTGGGGGGTGCCAATGTATTTCCTAAGCCGGCTACTGTTTTGCGTTATCCTGAAAACTGTTTAGATACACTTTCCTATCAAACGATCAGTTCTGTTGCATTTTCATCCAGCATTCTACCCGATAGCTTATTAAATTCATTGCCCTTAAAACCGGATTCTTTTCGGGTTAATTTTAACACGAAATTTCACAAAGAAGCCGATGCATGGGGAACTTTAAAATTACCAGCTAAATCCTGGGAGGTATTGCGC
Protein-coding sequences here:
- a CDS encoding asparaginase, which codes for MDPKTDFIQIFVTGGTFDKEYNFVNGQLFFKDTHLPEMMERGRCTLDIDIKTLMMVDSLEMTEEDRQIIIHNCKKSISNHILITHGTDTMSLTAKVLAEASLQGKTIVITGAMIPYAFGNSSDGFFNLGSALAFVQTLNPGVYIVMNGRFFPWDQVKKNTGTGFFEATY
- the accB gene encoding acetyl-CoA carboxylase biotin carboxyl carrier protein; protein product: MNFKEIQELIRLVSKSDLSVFKMKEGDFELTIKTGKEVKTNPSISVPYIPAAPAIPASLPVSRSVLTAEETSASKAASEEEANSNKKLLEIKSPMVGTFYRASGPDKPQFVKVGDPVEVGSTVCIIEAMKLFNEIESEVKGKIVKVLVEDASPVEYDQVLFLVEP
- a CDS encoding ABC transporter ATP-binding protein, with the protein product MKAFLQLMSLLRDYKYRVLAHFFFYILATLFTVLSIPAIIPLFEMLFQKQMPSFQDPGQVQSISDFIGLIKYRFGVWINQYDPNMRLMIICGGLAAIFFLKNFFRYLAIHTMAPVRVGVSAKLRQNLFNKFMSLPLSYFSEERKGDLISRMTTDVQEIEFSILSTLETLVKDPLLILGSMAIMIYTSPALTLFVFMLMLFTSLVIGGISRTLRKQSNTAQHLMGDLISVQEESLGGLRVIKSFGAENYVIGRFNSILDAYRNMVTRIYRRRDLSSPLSEFLGITVVCCLLWYGAKLVFANEMSGSVFLAFLYAFFNVIEPSKALSNAYFNIQKGMAAADRINQVLNAEDQIRDNPNALSKNLFKHELRFENVSFRYTNQNAYALRNINLVIPKGSTLAIVGSSGSGKTTLVDLIGRFYDVTEGKITIDGVDIRDIRLTDLRSLMGMVNQDPILFNDTIKNNILFGKDQQSESAIWESLSAAHAEQFVSEQAEQLEYTIGDRGMKLSGGQRQRLTIARALIRNPQILILDEATSALDTASEKIIQEAMTEILEGRTAVIIAHRLSTIQRADKIIVLKEGQILEEGNHESLLKKGGEYSSFVSLQSFQ
- a CDS encoding OmpA family protein, whose protein sequence is MARKTLFDYNTFRDKDAAAFRQFQNGFELAYIRNFPHNLSVTIPFGLGIYKDSTNESIKNPFFTLGAQGNLHVLKSRWANPILVAGVNFVIPKEGDFGVEVPLGLGINFMVHPQFYLHWQSDYRLNIANSESHIQHHFGFVYLLGNKKNQNKEVIMEKPDADKDGIIDEFDLCPNTPGIAKFMGCPDSDGDGIPDKDDKCPELKGIEKFMGCPDTDEDGIADNEDECPNLKGIKENKGCPEADADGDGVSDKKDQCPDKAGLVEFNGCPDSDGDGISDKDDKCPNVAGIKSKAGCPDELKKDSDSDGISDDQDECPFTAGLVQFKGCPDSDGDGVMDKIDSCPNTPGPASNKGCPAIEKADKETLDFAMRAVQFDLGRATLQSESFNILDKVSKILRKYPDYNLSIHGHTDNSGSAKFNLDLSERRAKVCYEYLISQGVNASRLSYAGFGSAKPISSNNNETGRYLNRRVEFNLVPR
- the accC gene encoding acetyl-CoA carboxylase biotin carboxylase subunit, giving the protein MFNKILIANRGEIALRIIRTAREMGIKTVAIYSTADRESLHVRFADEAVCIGPPASSQSYLNIPKIMAAVEITNADAVHPGYGFLAENAEFAEICHQYGIKFIGPTPDQIRKMGDKITAKDTMIKAGVPVVPGSDGLLQDIAQGKRIASDIGYPVILKATAGGGGRGMRIVWKEDEFESMWNIARQEAKAAFSNDGIYVEKFIEEPRHIEFQVVGDQHGRVVHLSERDCSIQRRHQKLVEESPSPFMTSELRELMGEAAIKAGKSIDYEGVGTVEFLVDKYRNFYFMEMNTRIQVEHPVTEEVIDHDLIKEQIKVAAGIPITGKNYFPAMHALEVRINAEDPYMDFRPNPGKITSLHTAKGHGVRVDTHVYAGYTVPSYYDSLIAKLICKAQTREECITKMERALDEFILEGIKTTIPFHQQLMKNPDFRAGNFHTGFLNNFKLEPQK
- a CDS encoding thioredoxin domain-containing protein, which produces MYILKHGIPLLLFLLLIACKPSSSQTETKSNHLIKEHSTYLLQHAHNPVDWYPWSDEALAKAVKENKLIIVSIGYSSCHWCHVMEKESFSDTAVSRIMNTNFVSIKVDREERPDIDNIYMEACQIVNQNGGCGWPLNAICLSDGRPVWVGTYLTKNEWMHLLNQILDVYKEDQNQLQKAAAQIANHLQSEQQFNVNDQELRFESKFMTDAHARILASLDFQNGGRSGQIKFPLPPLLEYNLEYAFATKDIKTKQWLDLSLTNMMEGGIYDQLAGGFARYSTDAKWNVPHFEKMLYDNAQLISIYANAYRFTNNQGYKNLITDCTKFMFNEFKSPEAAYYSSFDADSEGEEGKFYVWTLNELKTMLPDANQLKLVIDHFDITEAGNWEHGKNVLKIHMTQKELALKYKITETEVGSQLENAKQQMLAYRNKRTKPGRDEKIICSWNAMMVQALCDVYAATSDKSYLDEAIKTANFIKTKLLQNDLKLFRSYMKGKTGAQGFLDDYAFTILAMIRLYEVSFDESWLQQSKAICDVVIKNFTDEFGLLFYYTSSEDKALIARKKELSDQVIASSNSLMCEVLHKLGLYFYNESYLDRSKKMLHAIAQQQELMDPIFISNWLRIQIGFVKPLYEVAIVGKDFAALHTSILNKYTPNAILLGGASEGSLELLKEKLQEDQTYIYVCRNKVCKLPVQDVSKAIQLMN
- a CDS encoding T9SS type A sorting domain-containing protein, whose protein sequence is MQTNFIKLFFFVIGLVLCSTKQLHAQCANATLTLNGFSAVGGSGTYDDPAIGMVSIDFCIKLDKYFELNTNWVHGVFISFDQIPKGVKICEGPTGSQPCQHGSRFWVFLDSTKAAQNNLPGPGFYVDEGDGNPANNYGDNGIGTPQATFPDLRPFCFQAKIDCNVSSAMAYLPKITITGDGTTGAWENGACDGDVFRAIDGGPNGNGTVVVCGAVLPVKLLSFTGEAQSNGNALKWLASSDQLFSHFELERSKTTSARFQTITKIEAKKGNTGNGSEIVEYNYFDPESNLNSYYRLKMLEKDGSFNYSKIISIQNKDKGFTGKRFIIYPNPTSDILQMQNEADDKLGPLECRIYDICGQLMASIPFNVDRSSSNLYFDISELSQGVYFVDILSGEQSIEKLNFIKQ
- a CDS encoding T9SS type A sorting domain-containing protein, which gives rise to MNYLYSLILCSLAWTANAQTTITSAVRPAVGDSFGYRYDTVVGSIALGNPGPNQIWDFSNLNSNVRRSEVYLPKSAGVNASSFPTADAVVFQGITEMYYRMYANRVDLLGTATRGGGPIPGLGGANVFPKPATVLRYPENCLDTLSYQTISSVAFSSSILPDSLLNSLPLKPDSFRVNFNTKFHKEADAWGTLKLPAKSWEVLREKINTVSKTTIDAKVQFLGWIDVTGLASGLFAGFFGDLNTTAYAFISNETKGYIAYITTDSLGLPAAVQYKPDDRIQLQTANGTNSVALSLYPNPAQDLLLVSNYSLPGGRYTYRILDVTGKTIQSAKIQLIENESHPIQIHGLKAATYIFQLLDNKAQELGNARFIVE